From Zea mays cultivar B73 chromosome 3, Zm-B73-REFERENCE-NAM-5.0, whole genome shotgun sequence:
ACGATGGGTTGCTAAAAGGAATAATATATGTACTTTAGTTCACTTTGACTTTGTGAAATGCCCCACATGGCCAATACAGCAAAGTAATTTCTTGAGCAAACCAAGCACAATACAAACAGACAGAAGGTGTGGCGGGGTTACAACGTTTATTTACCTCAACATGACAGATGCCTTGTGGTTCAGAAGTTCCCAACAAAACAAGATCACATGGTACTTCTTCATTCTCTCGAATCCAAACTATGTTACCGACACGGATATCTTGAGCTTGAATCTATATAGCAAAAAAATAGAGAGGGTCATTCTCAGGTTCAATGTCCTGACTACTGTGAGAAGAATAGGTAATATATACTGAAAGTACAACAGGAACTGTTATACTTCAATAGTGTCCTTGGAGGTCAAGGTACACATTTAACTGAACTAAACTTTCACAGCAAGCATTGTTGTTGCAAACTTGCAGATCATGCATCGCGAAATAGTTCCATGATGTAGCCATAAGTACGTATAGAAATATTTCAAGATGTAGCACTACAAAGAAGCAAAAGGTAGCAAGCCCGATACAAGAAGGTTACATGGATATATTTTCCACTTTGCTTTCTGGATACAGACACACTTCTGATTTTCTCTTTCATTTCAAATCAAATGGTTAAATGCATATCTGAAAGACCAaagatgtgcacattgggaaatgATAGGATGACATAGGAGCATACGTGTTTCCGGGTACCATTCTTAACAATCCACACTTCCTTAGCATTCACTTGTTTATCTGAAATATACCTGTTGTAGTCATCCCATGCCTCTTTGGTTGCAGAAACAGCAAAGATAAATATAAGTGGACCCCAGGTATTTGCAGGATTTACAGGAGTGATAAGTGACCATAGCTGCAGACAAGCTATCAATAAGAAATATTGATTCATGAAGCGCACAAAAACCTACAGATCTCATTATTAATTCAGCAAGGAacggtttttttaaaaaaatagcaCATATGCAACAACTTCAAAGATGGGCCTTAAATTTTCAAGAGTAGTTCTTCTCAAAGCAAAAACTGCACAAAAACCTGTCTCACAATCACTAAAGAAACCATCCGCTGTTTTAGGGTGTCTTTGTGTGTGCAGCCTTGTCAAGtgtagttggagagttgctcaaaTATTAAAAGTACTGTACGGTTACTTATTGAGTATTGATTAATAGTAAGACATGCCAAACAGTGTGCTTTATGACTAATTTCTTATGGTTAGTTGTTTATTTCAGTATATGGATGTTTGTCGTCTCAATACAGTACCATCGAGAACTTCTAGTTACTGTCTTGATACTCTAGTTTCTGCTTCATTGTCTCTGGGTGTCCAGTCTAGCACCTAGGTTAAAACTAAATAGAAATTGATGATAGATGAGTTTAGACAAATAAGAATCGAGCTAAATAAATCAGTTTTTAACCTCATGTTAGTAGCATGTATCTAACAAATAGGCAAGGTATAAAGCACAAACAAGTATAGCTCACCATGTGCCTCTGAAGCTAATTCTTTGCGCTTCATGAAGCTGAGGAAAAATTCACAGAAAAATAGTTTTGGGCAGTCATTATAATCTAGTGGGAAAAGATAGAAATACcatgtatgatgtatgatgtcttTGTTTGCTTTCTGTGAAATTGTTCCTCCAGATGTGGAATGAAACAACCTTCAGATAAACATGGACAGATAAACCAGGTAAGCAGGATATATATCAGGAAGTTACTGGTGATGATAGTAAATGAATAGACAAAACAAAAATAAGTGTTTGCTAGCTAGTAGGACAAACCGTCCTAATGGCACCAAGAGTTTGCTCCACGACGT
This genomic window contains:
- the LOC103649838 gene encoding phospholipid-transporting ATPase 2-like, whose product is MLSSVPPIAIAGAIVSKLMTGLSTRMQANYSDAGNVVEQTLGAIRTVVSFHIWRNNFTESKQRHHTSYMLWSLITPVNPANTWGPLIFIFAVSATKEAWDDYNRYISDKQVNAKEVWIVKNGTRKHIQAQDIRVGNIVWIRENEEVPCDLVLLGTSEPQGICHVEALFLLLEQLLHSS